In Bradyrhizobium manausense, the sequence CAGACTGGCGGCCTGACCGGGTCAGCGGTGTCGCAGCCGGCGGTTCACCCTGCGCGCCAGATAATCGCCCGCACTCTGCACGAGTTGCACCAGCGCGATCAGCACGACGACGACCGCCAGCATCATCTCCGGCATGAAGCGCTGGTAGCCGTAGCGGATGCCGAGATCGCCGAGCCCGCCGCCGCCAACCGCGCCGACCATGGCGGAGTAGCCGAGCAGGCTGACGACTGCGAGCGTGAGCGCCAGCAGCAGGCCGGGCAGCGCCTCGGGGATCAGCACCTTGAACACGATCTGGAGCGGCGATGCACCGAACGAGGACGCGGTCTCGATCAGGCCGCCATCGACCTCGCGGATCGCGGCCTCGACCAGGCGTGCGATGAATGGCGCCGATGCAATGGTCAACGGCACGATCGCCGCCGTCGATCCGATCGAGGTCCCGGCGATGAGCCGCGTGAACGGGATGATGGCGACGACGAGAATGATGAAAGGCGTGGAGCGCGTCGCATTGACGACCATGCCGAGCACGGCATTGACGGCCGGCGCCGCGAACAGCTCGCCCTTGCGACTCGTTGCCAGGAACACGCCGAGCGGCAGGCCGAAGACGGTGCCGAGCAATGCCGCGACCCCAACCATGAACAGGGTTTCGCCGGTGGCCTGGATGATCAAATTGATGAGTTCAGGCGACATAGCCAAGACGCTCCGCCGGGAATTGAGATTGAGAGAGCCAGGCCAACGTGCGCGTTGCCGCGCTCTCGCCGCCGGGAATGCCGAGCACGAGCGAGCCGACATGCTGGCCGCCGATCTCGTCGATACGCGCCGAGAGCAGCGAGATGTCGAGGCCGAG encodes:
- a CDS encoding methionine ABC transporter permease, which produces MSPELINLIIQATGETLFMVGVAALLGTVFGLPLGVFLATSRKGELFAAPAVNAVLGMVVNATRSTPFIILVVAIIPFTRLIAGTSIGSTAAIVPLTIASAPFIARLVEAAIREVDGGLIETASSFGASPLQIVFKVLIPEALPGLLLALTLAVVSLLGYSAMVGAVGGGGLGDLGIRYGYQRFMPEMMLAVVVVLIALVQLVQSAGDYLARRVNRRLRHR